A window of the Cystobacter fuscus genome harbors these coding sequences:
- a CDS encoding peptidase M3, with protein sequence MDRPLPLLRENLDDFLAALATSAWRSAAGLPQDSSLRELYEDSPEIASAEAFAAATEAVPKAQAKGDLLAVRRLRLLRDFIATQVEESLAAPEAEAIARLETRSSLPVDDGVLSFGEVLGQLPHEGNRTRRAVLENAAGGFLWDNRGRYGARHEATFRVAEKLGAPSYLALREDVSGIALQPLAEAAARTLRATEDAYRDVLSYVLKKVEPTLRPLPTGNARRHDLRAATQVPWMHAFFRREDGLPAVIRWLGEWGFHPSAEGRIRLDDETRPGKAARPITASVRVPHEVRLVLQRHAGLDALGSLLHEYGHALHHAHVSEQLPLELRRLGDASVTEGFATLFERLLMDEEWLKRYAGLPTAPARDAARMAAFQALTVLRRHCARLGYERSLRTSGPSSERAEEYVDTQRQALFVEPHRGFFLFDVDPQLYVTRYLRGWALEARLTPSLTGRFNEDWWRNPSARQWLQGLFARGGTDDAETLAKEISGNELALPEAGDRLVALLNR encoded by the coding sequence ATGGACCGTCCCCTTCCCCTTCTGCGCGAGAACCTGGACGACTTCCTCGCCGCGCTGGCCACTTCCGCCTGGCGCTCGGCCGCGGGCCTCCCCCAGGACTCCTCCCTCCGTGAGCTCTATGAGGACTCGCCGGAGATCGCCTCCGCCGAGGCCTTCGCCGCCGCCACCGAGGCCGTCCCCAAGGCCCAGGCCAAGGGAGACCTGCTCGCGGTGCGCCGCCTGCGGCTGCTGCGTGACTTCATCGCCACCCAGGTCGAGGAGTCCCTCGCCGCCCCCGAGGCCGAGGCCATCGCCCGGCTCGAGACCCGCTCGAGCCTCCCGGTGGACGACGGAGTGCTCTCCTTCGGAGAGGTGCTCGGACAGCTTCCCCACGAGGGCAATCGCACCCGGCGCGCCGTGCTCGAGAACGCCGCGGGCGGCTTCCTCTGGGACAACCGGGGCCGCTACGGCGCCCGCCACGAGGCCACCTTCCGCGTCGCCGAGAAGCTCGGCGCCCCGAGCTACCTCGCCCTGCGCGAGGACGTCTCCGGCATCGCGCTCCAGCCGCTCGCCGAGGCCGCCGCCCGGACGCTGCGCGCCACCGAGGACGCCTACCGGGACGTGCTCTCCTACGTGCTCAAGAAGGTGGAGCCCACGCTGCGGCCGCTGCCCACGGGCAACGCGCGACGGCATGACCTGCGCGCCGCCACCCAGGTGCCGTGGATGCACGCCTTCTTCCGGCGCGAGGACGGGCTGCCCGCCGTCATCCGCTGGCTCGGTGAGTGGGGCTTCCACCCGTCCGCCGAGGGCCGCATCCGCCTGGACGACGAGACGCGACCCGGCAAGGCGGCGCGCCCCATTACCGCCTCGGTGCGCGTGCCGCACGAGGTGCGCCTGGTGCTCCAGCGCCACGCGGGGCTCGACGCCCTGGGCAGCCTGCTGCACGAGTACGGACACGCGCTGCACCACGCCCACGTGTCGGAGCAACTCCCGCTGGAGCTGCGCCGCCTGGGCGACGCCTCGGTGACCGAGGGCTTCGCGACCCTCTTCGAGCGGCTGCTGATGGACGAGGAGTGGCTCAAGCGCTACGCGGGCCTGCCGACGGCACCGGCGCGCGACGCGGCCCGCATGGCGGCCTTCCAGGCCCTCACCGTGTTGCGCCGACACTGCGCCCGGCTCGGCTACGAGCGGTCGCTGCGCACCAGTGGGCCCTCGTCCGAGCGCGCCGAGGAGTACGTCGACACCCAGCGCCAGGCGCTCTTCGTCGAGCCCCACCGCGGCTTCTTCCTCTTCGACGTGGACCCGCAGTTGTACGTCACGCGCTACCTGCGCGGCTGGGCGCTGGAGGCGCGGCTCACCCCGTCCCTCACCGGACGCTTCAACGAGGACTGGTGGCGCAATCCCTCCGCGCGCCAGTGGCTCCAGGGCCTCTTCGCCCGGGGTGGCACCGACGACGCCGAGACGCTCGCCAAGGAGATCTCAGGCAATGAGCTGGCGCTCCCCGAGGCGGGTGACCGCCTCGTGGCCCTGCTCAATCGCTGA
- a CDS encoding DUF2058 family protein: protein MQNLRDKLLKAGLVSEEQAKKSETVAAKAPRPPSEPSAQRSGPPRGEREERPPREHRGRDERPPRREGPGGGGRPQGAGGRPQGGFRPQGAGGRPQGGRPPQAEAASRPVPKLPPLPGSKAAQRMESKKQVEQDKKLRELVYGGQVPVDVGATVFYFMTRKGKLRRLELTEAQAKQLEDGTLGVVERPEPAQIEHSLVPAAVAEQMYALSKKSVRFLNRKDSPIGFMSDDQVKEQQAAEARGDAPVPDEDDEPSEASASDDAASASPEGTAPEGSSEPTPS, encoded by the coding sequence ATGCAGAACCTGCGTGACAAGCTCCTGAAGGCCGGCCTGGTCTCCGAGGAACAGGCGAAGAAGTCCGAAACCGTGGCCGCGAAGGCCCCCCGCCCTCCGTCCGAGCCGTCGGCCCAGCGCTCGGGCCCGCCTCGAGGCGAGCGAGAGGAGCGACCGCCGCGCGAGCACCGGGGCCGGGACGAGCGTCCGCCGCGCCGCGAGGGTCCGGGAGGGGGAGGCCGTCCCCAGGGCGCCGGAGGCCGGCCGCAGGGAGGCTTCCGTCCGCAGGGTGCCGGTGGTCGGCCGCAGGGAGGGCGTCCTCCCCAGGCAGAGGCGGCGAGCCGCCCCGTGCCCAAGCTGCCACCCCTGCCGGGCTCCAAGGCCGCCCAGCGCATGGAGTCCAAGAAGCAGGTGGAGCAGGACAAGAAGCTGCGCGAGCTGGTGTACGGCGGGCAGGTGCCCGTGGACGTCGGCGCCACCGTCTTCTACTTCATGACGCGCAAGGGCAAGCTGCGCCGCCTGGAGCTGACCGAGGCGCAGGCCAAGCAGCTCGAGGACGGCACGCTCGGCGTGGTGGAGCGCCCCGAGCCGGCGCAGATCGAGCACTCGCTGGTGCCCGCGGCCGTGGCCGAGCAGATGTACGCCCTCTCGAAGAAGTCGGTGCGCTTCCTCAACCGCAAGGACTCGCCCATCGGCTTCATGAGCGACGACCAGGTCAAGGAGCAGCAGGCGGCCGAGGCCCGGGGTGACGCGCCCGTGCCCGACGAGGACGACGAGCCGTCCGAGGCGTCCGCGTCCGACGACGCCGCGAGCGCCTCCCCCGAGGGCACCGCCCCCGAGGGCTCCAGCGAGCCCACGCCGTCCTGA